A section of the Sebastes fasciatus isolate fSebFas1 chromosome 5, fSebFas1.pri, whole genome shotgun sequence genome encodes:
- the boka gene encoding bcl-2-related ovarian killer protein homolog A, translating to MEMLRRSSVFASEVFDRSPTDKELVSQAKALCRDYIHSRLNRAGIGWSKPEHGLAASGGALGEISSVLLWLGDELEYLRPNVYRNVARQLNITVASESIVSDAFLAVAADIFSTGVTWGKVVSLYAVAGALAVDCVRHGHPAMVHTIVDCMGEFVRKSLTSWLKRRGGWVDVTKCVMNTDPSFHSHWLVSAVCALGHYLKATVLYLLREK from the exons ATGGAGATGTTGCGCCGCTCCTCTGTGTTTGCGTCTGAAGTGTTTGACCGCTCGCCCACCGACAAGGAGCTGGTGTCCCAGGCCAAAGCCCTGTGCAGGGACTACATCCACTCCAGGCTGAACCGAGCCGGGATAGGCTGGTCTAAGCCGGAGCACGGACTGGCTGCATCAGGTGGAGCGCTGGGAGAGATCTCCTCGGTGCTGCTGTGGCTGG GTGATGAGTTGGAGTACCTTCGACCCAACGTCTACCGCAACGTAGCGCGACAGCTCAACATCACGGTGGCGTCAGAGAGTATCGTGTCCGATGCTTTCCTGGCTGTGGCTGCAGACATTTTCTCCACAG GTGTGACATGGGGGAAGGTGGTTTCTTTGTATGCCGTGGCAGGAGCCTTGGCAGTGGACTGCGTTCGCCACGGCCATCCAGCAATGGTCCATACCATTGTCGACTGCATGGGGGAGTTTGTCCGCAAGAGCCTGACCTCCTGGTTAAAAAGGAGAGGGGGCTGG GTGGACGTAACGAAATGCGTGATGAACACTGATCCCAGCTTCCACTCTCACTGGTTGGTGTCTGCCGTCTGTGCATTAGGACactacctgaaggccaccgtgtTATACCTTCTCAGGGAGAAGTGA